The region tgaggtatgttgcaggatatatgaggtatgttacaggatatatgaggtatgttgcaggatatatgaggtatgttgcaggatatatgaggtatgttacaggatatatgaggtatgttgcaggatatatgaggtatgttacaggatatatgaggtaggatatatgaggtatgttgcaggatatatgaggtatgttacaggatatatgaggtattttgcaggatatatgaggtatgttacaggatatatgaggtatgttACAGGATATATGccgtattttgcagtttgggtgtgtggtaaATTGTGTTaataagtattttgataaaacctaGTTTGCTAAATTGTGTTTTAGGaattggaaaaaaactgtatcACCTCATCCTGATGTATTTATACTATTGTTGGTTCAACTTTAGGATTTTATGTTTGAGAGAGAAACATCACTGagtaaaactttatttttaggAATGAATGGCGTTAGCTGCAGTGAACATGTTTAAACTTTGTGTTTCAGAGACAAAAGGAAAGTTTAAAGTATGAGCAGTGGACTggacggaggaggaggagaaggaagaggaggaagaggagggaggcagCTCTTCCTCAGCTCTCACCGCTGTCCTGAAGTCGACCTGCTGCCTCATCATGACTCAAAGACTCAGATCCCTCCACCCCGTTCCATAGTTCCTGCTGAGAGGAGCCACGCAGGTCGGTCTGAGCAGACTTACCTGTCCACCTGTTGCTCTgcgggggaggagggggaggagggggaggggagcaTCAGCGAGTGGTCGGAGGAGGATCTCTCCCTCCACTTCTCTCCCTCCATCATCCTCCAATCAGACGATGAGTCAGATCCAGAGAGTGGCTTCGAGTGTGTCGACGTTACCGTGGAATCACAGGTGAGTGTCATCATCTAACTGACCGACCAACCGACAGGTTTAGTCCTCTGGTTGTctgctgacctttgacctttgaccttttacCTGTGGTCCAGGTGAAAGGTCCGGAGGGGGCAGGGCTAAAGATGGTCCCGAAGCGCCTGATTCAGCTGAAGAAGAAAGATGCGGTGAACGCCACTGAAGGAGGAGCTGACGGGGAGCTGTCGGCCAATGAGCTGCTCCGTCCCCGCCCTGATCTGTTGCTACGGCAACATAGTATGCCGGCCGCCCTCCCCCCGAGCAGCAGTGATGTGGACGGCTGCAGCGTGTACAGGGGCCTGGTGGCTGCGGCCCCCCGAGGTAACAACAATAACTAGTATATATCTACTTCACAAGGTAACAACAATAACTAGTATATATCTACTTCACAAGGTAACAATAACTAGTATATATCTACTTCACGAGGTAAAAACAATAACTAGTATATATCTACTTCACAAGGTAACAATAACTAGTATATATCTACTTCACGAGGTAACAACAATAACTAGTATATATCTACTTCACAGGGTAACAACAATAACTAGTATATATCTACTTCACAGGGTAACAACAATAACTAGTATATATCTACTTCAGAAGTAACAATAACTAGTATATATCTACTTCACAAGGTAACAACAATAACTAGTATATATCTACTTCACAGGGTAACAACAATAACTAGTATATATCTACTTCACGAGGTAACAATAACTAGTATATATCTACTTCACAGGGTAACAACAATAACTAGTATATATCTACTTCACAGGGTAACAATAACTAGTATATATCTACTTCACAGGGTAACAACAATAACTAGTATATATCTACTTCACAGGGTAACAACAATAACCAGTATATATCGACTTCACAAGGTAACAAAAATAACTAGTATATATCGACTTCACGAGGTAACAACAATAACTAGTATATATCTACTTCACAGGGTAACAACAATAACTAGTATATATCTACTTCACAAGGTAACAACAATAACTAGTATATATCTACTTCACAGGGTAACAACAATAACTAGTATATATCTACTTCACAGGGTAACAATAACTAGTATATATCTACTTCACAGGGTAACAACAATAACTAGTATATATCTACTTCACGAGGTAACAACAATAACTAGTATATATCTACTTCACAGGGTAACAATAACTAGTATATATCTACTTCACAGGGTAACAACAATAACTAGTATATATCTACTTCACAATCAAATCCTCCACTCAGTTGCGGTTCTACACTGAATTACACACACGGGGCGAGACACCCAGGGCCAGACCCCAGGGCCAGACCCCAAGGGCCAGACCACCAGGGCCAGACCTGATAGATCCTTATCATGCATAAAAGTGATGAGCTCAAGAAGGCTTGTGGTTCCCCGTTCCCAGAGGTGAACTGGCAAGCAGGCAGGGCGCCGATTTGAcaattccccacacagtgaaacGATAGATAACAGAAAACCGCTTTGTTTTTTAAGTGCTTGTGCCGCCCCCCATGAGTCATGAAAAAATGCCACCCCCGGCTTCCCGGTTCGCCTGTGCCaaaaagcttttattgtgaacgTAGAATctactataatataataatatattattaatactTTCACCTAGGAAACGTGTTTTAATCTTCTCGTcaccgtagctgtatcccttctaacCTAACATAGAGGCCCTTCCTGTCTGATAtaaattatatacatatatatgtaatataatgtatataaacgtgtttgttttctgttttcaggGTGTAATGGAGGAGGAGACTCGGCTCCAAGGCAGCGGCTACAGAAGTCCTTCTCTCTAGACGAAACTAAAACCAAGATGGCGTCCTGCATCATTAAGAGCATTCTGTCTAAGAAGATGCAGGTGGAGCAGAActccacttcctgtctcctcccCCAGAGGGtaagggaggggggaggggggagagatgtgaggagTTTAGTTAAAAACACccacagcccccccccctcctaccATCAGGCTgtgggggtcaaaggtcactctGATCCAGCATTAGTCACCGCCTCCAGAGGACATGTCGCCAAGGTCGCTGCGtctctcagccaatcacaggacAGGAAACAAAGCGGCAAATTCAGTCGTCCAATCACGCAGCAGAGACGAGGCAGCGAGTCGAAAATCAGCGGAGGTAAAGTGGATGATGTCAGCCAATTAGAGGCCCCCAGATACAGCTATGTGCACACCCCCCAGAGATACCTGCAGCCCCCCCCACCTGTTCCTGCCCCCCAGAGCTACCTGCAGCCCCCCCCACCTGTTCCCACCCCCCAGAGCTACCTGCAGCCCCCCACACCTGTTCCCACCACCCCAGAGCTACCTGCAGCCCCCCACCTGTTCCTGCCCCCCAGAGCTACCTGCAGCCCCCCCCACCTGTTCCTGCCCCCCAGCGGCTGAAGATCTCTGAGGAGAACCGCTCCGCCCGGCCGGGTCCCTTCATCAGGACCGCTGGAGACTGGGATTGCCACGGCAACACGCCGACACCTGCCACACACGGTCACCACGGCAACACGCCGACACCTGCCACACACGATCACCACGGCAACACGCCAAAACCTGCAATACATGAGCAGATTCGGCAGCTCCAGCAGCAGGCGTTCCTGTGTTTCCTGCCAGCACAGGGGGGAAGTGATGTCACAGGTTCTGGGGCGCTCCTCCGTGGCCCCGCCCCTTGTGGCCCCGCCCCCTGTGGCCTCGCCCCCTGTCACATGATGCTGGACCCTCAGAGTGGGCGGTGCTTCTACGTGGACTCGGCTCCCCCTCCTCAGAGGAAGGTGCTGCTGGACCCAGAGACCGGTCAGTTCTTCCAGGTGTTTCTACCTGCAGACACCAACCCCGGTGTGTTCGTCATGCGCTGTGCTAACTCCGCCCCCACTATGATAAGCCCCGCCCCCACTATGATAAGCCCCGCCCCCGCCGTCCTGTCGGTGCTGCAGTTCCAGCCAACGGTCGCCATGTCCTCGCTGTATGCCCCCCCCTGCCTCGCCTTCACCCTGCACACACCGTCAGCACCCTGATGACATCGCAGTCTGTGTGATGACATCACAGTCTGCGTGATGACATGCATTACAAATTAAGTTTTATCTTgtaattatttttgtattctattttcATTAAAATGAGTTTTAGTTTGCAGTTATTTAGTGTTTTATATTCATCAGACATTCTGTGAGTTTTAGTGAGAGGTTTCCataattaataaatcaaaacataTAATTACACTTTCTGTGCTAAAATGTAGCTAACATACATGTACCTAACACAGATGACGctaaaggagtttgcacacTGCTCCAACAAATACCAACAGactccaacattctaaagtTGTCAGCTGTTGTTGTCAGTTGGTCGTCTTTATAATGTTCATAAACCAACTGCCAGTCCACTCTGCCCAGACAGTAACAGACAAGACTGACTTTTGTCACCTAGTCCTACCTTTTATTATTTGAATTTTGGTTTACTAAAACATAGATGAAGTGGAGACCTTGTTGAATGTGGCCAAAGTAGTTCTGGTCTACCTGGCCTGTAAAGCTGCTAGCCGTGTACAGGAGAGACTTGAGTCAAGACGAGCCAGGAGGAGACTGTGGTGTAAACCTTGGATATTGCGACATGCAAAACAGGGTGTCTATCCTAACTTGTGTCAAGAACTTTGCTCAGAAGATACTCCAGCTTTTGCAAATTTTGCCAGTTTTGCTCCTCAAGTTTTTGAGGAATTACTGACTATGGTTACTCCACTAATTGCCAGAAAAAAACACCCATTCAGACAGCATTTCCAGCTGTTAGAATGTTGTCAATTATTGGAAAATGGGCTACATTGGTCCGACATtctccaactccaccagaccagactggacatgtccaactctaccaactcctccagaccagactggacatgtccaactctaccaactcctccagaccagactggacatgtccaactctaccaactccaccagaccagactggacatgtccaactctaccaactccaccagaccagactggacatgtcaaactctaccaactcgacgagactggacatgtccgactctaccaactccaccagaccagactggacatgtccgaCTCTTccgactctaccaactccaccagaccagactggacatgtcaaactctaccaactcgacgagactggacatgtccgactctaccaactccaccagaccagactgga is a window of Perca fluviatilis chromosome 16, GENO_Pfluv_1.0, whole genome shotgun sequence DNA encoding:
- the prob1 gene encoding MAP7 domain-containing protein 1, which codes for MSSGLDGGGGEGRGGRGGRQLFLSSHRCPEVDLLPHHDSKTQIPPPRSIVPAERSHAGRSEQTYLSTCCSAGEEGEEGEGSISEWSEEDLSLHFSPSIILQSDDESDPESGFECVDVTVESQVKGPEGAGLKMVPKRLIQLKKKDAVNATEGGADGELSANELLRPRPDLLLRQHSMPAALPPSSSDVDGCSVYRGLVAAAPRGCNGGGDSAPRQRLQKSFSLDETKTKMASCIIKSILSKKMQVEQNSTSCLLPQRVREGGGGRDVRSLVKNTHSPPPSYHQAVGVKGHSDPALVTASRGHVAKVAASLSQSQDRKQSGKFSRPITQQRRGSESKISGGKVDDVSQLEAPRYSYVHTPQRYLQPPPPVPAPQSYLQPPPPVPTPQSYLQPPTPVPTTPELPAAPHLFLPPRATCSPPHLFLPPSG